A DNA window from Primulina tabacum isolate GXHZ01 chromosome 12, ASM2559414v2, whole genome shotgun sequence contains the following coding sequences:
- the LOC142521380 gene encoding homoserine kinase-like, which produces MKMLEVRSVGVSLSLEKGLPLGSGLGSSAASAAAAAAAVNELFGGLLSPSELVIAGLESEAKVSGYHADNIAPSIMGGFILVRSYDPLELMQLKLPQENKLFFVLVNPEFEAPTKKMRAVLPKEITMSHHVWNSSQAGALVASLLQGDLKGLGSALSSDKIVEPRRAPLIPGMEDVKKAAIAAGAFGCTISGAGPTAVAVTDDEERGREIGERMVEAFMKEGNLKALAMVKQLDRVGARLVSSVPL; this is translated from the coding sequence ATGAAGATGCTGGAAGTTCGATCGGTTGGCGTCTCCCTCTCCCTCGAGAAGGGTCTACCCCTCGGCAGTGGTCTAGGCTCCAGCGCAGCAAGTgcagctgctgctgctgcagcCGTTAACGAGCTCTTCGGAGGGCTGTTGTCTCCATCAGAGCTCGTTATCGCGGGGCTTGAGTCGGAGGCGAAGGTCTCTGGATACCATGCTGACAATATAGCTCCGTCTATCATGGGAGGTTTCATTTTGGTTAGAAGCTATGATCCTCTTGAACTAATGCAATTAAAGCTCCCTCAAGAAAACAAACTATTCTTTGTGTTAGTAAATCCGGAATTTGAAGCTCCCACCAAGAAAATGAGAGCTGTATTGCCAAAAGAAATCACGATGTCCCACCATGTGTGGAATTCTAGCCAGGCTGGGGCATTGGTTGCATCTCTTTTGCAAGGAGACTTGAAAGGATTGGGCAGTGCATTGTCATCGGATAAGATAGTCGAGCCAAGGAGGGCTCCATTGATTCCGGGAATGGAGGACGTAAAGAAAGCTGCAATCGCTGCTGGGGCGTTTGGGTGTACAATAAGTGGGGCAGGGCCAACTGCCGTCGCGGTGACGGATGATGAAGAGAGGGGTAGAGAAATTGGGGAGAGAATGGTCGAGGCCTTCATGAAAGAAGGTAACTTGAAGGCTTTAGCTATGGTGAAACAACTCGATCGAGTTGGAGCTAGGCTTGTAAGCAGTGTTCCTCTATAA